The Xenopus laevis strain J_2021 chromosome 7S, Xenopus_laevis_v10.1, whole genome shotgun sequence genome includes a window with the following:
- the LOC121396592 gene encoding probable G-protein coupled receptor 33 gives MSEVTERNFHMNTTTGMAYTSNKSGSLLSTVALLVTLVFGLVLNTLYLWVLRCRMRRNINTTWFFHLILANIVFTFIMPFLAAYMLTHPHWIFGSFLCKCFNSLLSVCMYASVFFLTVISLDRYSLVFHPVWYRGRRNNRYASAICISTWGLAILFSSPYFAFRQIRLLEDNKTTICYNDYTLSGSIQEKSSIHLRWVMFSFHLILGFLLPFAVITVCYVRIALRMKKGNLVRSSKPYKILFITVTSFFVAWFPYHVWYGMTIEQGRFHTSTLDILMAFSTCLICVNYCFTPLFYLFIAVNFKKSLQKSILLLIESIFNETFNSLNRSFEDKSYAPSSSAVNERNQGEAIHVPVAFFEIKQGPTDQVIAVD, from the coding sequence ATGTCTGAGGTGACGGAACGAAACTTTCACATGAACACAACAACAGGAATGGCCTACACTTCAAACAAATCAGGCAGTTTATTATCTACAGTGGCCTTACTTGTGACCCTGGTGTTCGGACTGGTCTTGAACACTCTTTACCTCTGGGTCCTCAGATGCAGGATGAGAAGGAATATCAACACCACTTGGTTTTTTCACTTAATTTTAGCCAATATTGTTTTTACATTCATAATGCCATTCCTTGCAGCCTATATGCTAACTCACCCACACTGGATATTTGGCTCGTTCCTATGTAAATGCTTTAATTCCCTGttatctgtgtgtatgtatgcatCTGTTTTCTTTCTCACAGTTATCAGCCTTGATCGCTACAGTTTAGTCTTCCACCCAGTCTGGTACAGAGGACGCAGGAATAATCGCTATGCATCCGCCATCTGCATTTCTACTTGGGGGTTGGCCATTTTGTTTAGCTCCCCATATTTTGCATTTCGCCAGATACGCCTGCTGGAGGACAATAAAACTACCATTTGTTACAATGATTATACACTTTCTGGATCAATCCAGGAAAAGTCATCGATACACCTGAGATGGGTCATGTTCAGCTTTCATCTAATATTGGGCTTCCTACTGCCATTTGCTGTAATCACCGTTTGCTATGTCAGAATTGCTCTCAGGATGAAGAAGGGAAACCTGGTCAGATCAAGTAAACCTTACAAGATCTTATTTATAACTGTGACATCTTTCTTTGTAGCCTGGTTTCCCTATCATGTATGGTATGGAATGACCATTGAGCAGGGCAGATTCCATACATCTACTTTGGATATACTGATGGCCTTTAGCACATGCTTGATTTGCGTTAATTATTGCTTTACACCACTATTTTATCTCTTTATTGCAGTGAACTTCAAGAAATCATTACAGAAGTCTATATTGCTGCTCATTGAGTCGATATTTAATGAAACGTTTAACTCATTGAACAGAAGTTTTGAAGACAAATCATATGCCCCTTCCAGCTCTGCTGTAAATGAGAGAAACCAGGGAGAAGCAATACATGTGCCTGTAGCCTTTTTTGAAATTAAACAGGGACCAACTGACCAAGTCATCGCTGTAGATTGA